A region of the Culex quinquefasciatus strain JHB chromosome 1, VPISU_Cqui_1.0_pri_paternal, whole genome shotgun sequence genome:
TACGATATGGGAGAGCCCCAGCTGAGCTCGGTCGCAACTTTGCCGATCTACGTCAGTCACATCCCGGCGAATCCAAACGGAGATTCGGCGGAATCACGAGTGGATGCTGGCGGTATTGTGAATCTGGAGGTTCAAGGATTGGCCTTCAGTGACGACAGTTACACGACGAGCGTTCCGGAATCTACCGGAATGAACGCTACGATCAAGTTGATCCAGATCATCAACTCGAAGAAAGCTACCAAGCACAACGGTGGCTTCAAGTGTGAGATCATCAAGGGTAACGACATCAACCTGTTCCGCATTACAGTGGAAGATCACGCTTGCGGGTTGGTACTGAACGGTCAACTCGACTACGAAACGACCACGACGCATAACCTGGAGGTCCGTCTGGTATCGAACAAGTACTTTGTGAACCAGCACAAGAACTTTGCCCAGGTTAAGGTGATCGTGCAGGACGACAACGACAACGTGCCAATGTTCCAGTTCCCGACCAACTACGGCAAGAGCATACGAAACGACACCTACTACACGGTGATCAACGCCAACGCGGATATGGACACTCCGCTGCTTACGGTGAAGGCGGTGGACAAGGACGCTGGGTTGTTCGGACAGGTCAAGTACCACATCTACGACGAGCGGGTCAACGAAATCCCGAACGACGACTCGCCGAGTTCGTTCTTCACGATCGGTGAGGACAACGGCATGCTCAAAACGCAGAAGAGTCTGCAGTCGGTAAAGCAGACGCCGCTGGTGTTTGTCGTGGAGGCGCGCGATAACAACGGGGATCCGCTGGCTGGGGTTGTCCATAAGGCGAAGGCGCGTGTTGTGGCGAACTTGATCTCGGACGTGAATCGGATGACGTTGGTGTTTTCCGATTCGGCACCAAAGGACGTGAGGAGACACGTGCGGGCGTTGGAGGAGCTGCTGCACGAGAAGTCTACCGGGTTGATAACGGGGATTGAGAGGTTCAGCAGGCGGAAAATACTGAATGCGAATGGGACGGTTGAGGAGTTGATTGGATCCACGGATGTGTGGTAAGTtgtggcatttttttaaacaattaatgagattttaatttgttcgaaTCTTGTAGGTTCTACGCGATCGATCCCAAATCGGAGAAGATCCTGGAGCGAAATTCGTCCATGGTAAGTAGCAACATTTTGGCTCCGGCGGTCATGTCGCAGATCAACTACGAAGCTTCGAGTATTGCTCGAGCCACCGCTCAGGGAATTTTTGGTCCGGTGGAGCCCAAGCAGCAGATCCAGAAGGTGAAGGCCGTCGTTGGTGTGAACGAGGAAGTTTTCCCGTACGCGCTGATCGCGGTCGCCGTGGTGATCCTGATCCTCGGCTCCATCGGTATTGTGTACATCTGCATATCCTGGTCAAAGTGAGTATTTGTGGTTGTTTGTGATCATGTAGACGAGCTAGACGATCATTTCCCTCGTAGGTACAAAAACTTCAAGCAACGCATGCGCCAGTACAATGCCCCCGCTAGTCCGGTTCGCTACGACCCCGTAATCATCAATTCCCAGGCCACGCAAGCCGCCGAGAACCAGACGAGTCTCAAAGAGTACGAGACCCAGGTGCTGGCGATGGCCGTCCCGTTAGACGAAGGCGACGACCTTCAGCTAGACTTTAGCGCCAAGAACCATGCCTTCAGCCTGGACAACGTCAGCTACATCACGCACAAAGAGAACGGTACGTGCTGAGACGATGCCCTAACCCTGTACCTTTTGCCCTTTTGTTTAGACGCTACTGTCTCGCTTTCGCTCTAGGTCAGAACAGTCCTACCAACTCCGACGCGACGACGGCTGTTGTGGGTACTTTGCAgcgtaacaacaacaacaacaccaagaACAATAACAACCTGAACATCAACAACCGGCAAAACACGCTCAACCGAACGCTCGAGATGAACCGCAACAACTACCTGAACCCGCTGGGCGCCGTCAGCAACGGAACGCTGCCCGGCACGCTCACCCTCGGTCGGATAAAATCCGAGCGGAACAACTACATTAATGGGTGAGTGTCCTTCAACCAACCTCAGCGTCCATTTCTAACCTTCTTCCTCTCACCAGCTACGGCGACACCCTGAACCGGAACAACCTGTCGATGGCGCAGAACAACTCGTTCAACACGCTCGGCCGGAACCATCGgaacaacatcaacaaccaCCACAGTCACCACAACGGAAACGGTGGTGGTGGGCCGACCCACGCGGAGATCGTGACCAACACGCTGGGCAGGAACAACCGGTACACGGACGTGCCCGTCAGCAATCCACTGTTCCACATCCGGTGAGTTAGGGGCGGCGATTTTGTGTGATATCCTCGAGCTTATAATTAAACTTTGTAAGGCAAAATTGCTCCACTTTCTCGCCCCCTCCTGTACACTGTGTTGGGGacaaattttccaacttcacTAGCGAATGGACTGTGTTTTGTTCTTTCTAAGTGATAAACACACTAAAGCTCGATTTCACTTTTGACTTCACtaaagtttgatttgatttgaaagtATGGAAATCTAAACAAAATTGTGTCTCGTTCGCGTTTCGAAAGGGAGTGAATTTTGTCCACACTGTATCCTTGTGACGTTTCTCTCGCTGCCAGGTTGGCAGCGCCGTCACGCACACTGGTTGACAGATGCGCAAATCTGGGAGTATCATTTGATTGGGGCCGAACACGTTAACTAACTTTCGTCAACTAATTCAGTAGTTACACGATTAATCTTCAATGCCACAGTTTGGAGAtcataaagttctaaaattgccTTCTCTCCATGCTGAACTGGACTTTGGGACATTTCGGTCGACAGTTGGAAAATGCTAGAACAACTCAACCAAGTGAATTATCCATATCTTGGCAAAATATCCCATATCTAATCAACTCTTTTTCCTTTCCCCTTCGCAGACAAAACGGCGACCTGCAGTCCCAGCAGCACCTGAACCACACGAGCCCCACCAACGAGAACGTGACCTTCGGCAAGCGGGACTACGCCAACGCTACGCTTTCCTTCTCCTACCTGAACGATCTGGACCGCTCGGACGCGGAAACGACCACCGAGCTGTAGAAAAAATAGTTCAACCACCGTGTACAGAATGACGCCATTTTTGAGTGTGaggataattttttaaatgatgatgaACGGAGTAGTTCAAACTGCCGATAGGATTAGGTGAATATCTTTTACAAGTTTTTAGCCTGCcgttgtttttatgttttaataagtTTAGTTAGCTgcaatattttagtttttttttaactctttcGTTCTCCTGTccccttttttatattttacaaccTTATTTTCTTATGTAAAGATATGTGGCATTTTCTACGTTTACTGCTAACCAATTCTCAAACGAATCAACCTACTCCTGCTTTATATGATAGACTCGTACAAACTGCGAAGTAATCTtacaatttacattatttatatcCGTACCCTGCTAGAAAAAAAGGTAAAGAAAGCTGTAAAAATAAGAGAAGAAAAACGCCTAGGAAAATAGAACATGGAAGATGGCAGCAAATTTTCCAAACTGTACATATCGAGTCATTGAGATAGGTAatattaaaacacaaaaaaaacgcgACCTTTAAACTTAACAACAGGAGCATCGCCAGGGAGAAGAACCAAACCGCGATCGCTCCAGGAACTGAACTATGCTGTCCATTTGTGTAAGGAAATGGAGACGCAAACGAAAACAAGCAATACTGGCTAGAGTTACTCAATTTTACATACCACACAACCAACCACGTTTTGTTGGAATTGTTTGAAtcggagaaaaaaaatgtgtagttGAAGAGATCGTGTGCGAATAAAAGGAAAAATAAAGTGTGAATGTGTTACTTTGTAAGGGAAAGCAATTTTACTCGAAAAGCGCTGTAAAAAGTCgtagaaatattgaaataaatccGTCGAGATGAGATTATTTAAGCTCGAGCGTTTTCATGTTATccgaaatttccattttttaacgcaaacattaataaaaaaaacttctgtcAAATTGAAGACAAATCAAATTtatgtttagaattttaaaattttaaattttaaattttaaaattctgtattttaaatttgttgaattttataAAGGCAATctagattgttctcagttgattagacttctatatccattgaaatttggatgctttgcaaaaaaaatgccccctgatttttcagaccaattttgaaggttggaatctaaaattttcaaattacaaaatgtttgaatgattaaaatttaatgttctgaaaataaggaattttaaaatttcaaaatttaaatttttggaattgatgaattttagaattattattttttaattcttgggcttcagaattttagtatttgtcgtttttagaattttaattttaataaaaacttgTTTGCCAATGTTGAAGTAAAATAGGAAAGTGCTGAATAAAGTTAAAATCGAATAACTAAAAAATCGTCGATTTAGTACTTTTCAGAAAATGCATAGGTTATTTTCATGTTAAGTTACCAGAATTTACTGAAAGTCGACCAGATATTGGGTAGCAAAAATGTAATCGTGCACGCCTAAGCTGCCGTAGAAAAGTAAGTCTTGCATGTCTTGCTCTGAATCTCTGCCTGTTTTTTTTGATCATCTGATTCATTTAtctgaattttgaaatcatacgtgactaaaacaaacaaagcaaaataaaaaaaattatatcacggccgaaaatcataaaaatttcgttgattaattttcaataaagtgTAGAAAATATAATCTGTACTTATAACATTATAGAATTAAAATCTCTatgaaatacaatatttttgagcgtgaaaaatcactaagcctattgATATTAAATGATTGGGGTTATATTTGAGTTCAAcgatttaaaataagaaatttaaaatccgTTATTCGAGtattcaaagtgatttttttagcgAGAGGACTCGGTGAATCAAGTCTGGACAGTAcccttaaattctgaaattaaaaaaaaacaggattccAAGAgctcaatttgaaaaaatagtggattagttttttgatcaaaataaaataaaagtcatatgaaaaatcattaatttttttaacacaaaaattcaagaatttaaaagttttaaaatttaaaaaatttaaattgttgttataATCTGACAATCCATAAAATTTatagttcaaaacaaaaaaaatcgaaaacctaaaatttaacattgttacggaatgtattttaaaaaaaagtatcagttttaagtttaaattgTGCTAGCCAAACAATATTAATGGGCCATTGTGAATTTGTATACAAGCAGCAAATTAAGGTCGTAGAAGGAGTCTCACTTTTGggacaatgactgtcaatgatggttctgaattcagggtccagaaatagaaatttgaaatgagaaaataaaCACTATATGTAAaacgcttctacaaacaacacaaagaaacccGTTTTTTTACTGATACATTCTGAATAAagatttttaatccggctgaaacttttttggtgccttcggtatgcccaaagaagccattttgcatcattggtttgtccatataattttccatacaaatttggcagctgtccatacaaaaatgatgtatgaaatttttaaaatctgtgtcttttgaacgaattttttgatcgatttggtgtcttaggcaaagttatgaataaggactacactgaaaaaaattatacacggtaaattttttatgatttatttcattttttgtcactcaaacttgatttccaaaaaaacacaatttttatgttttttacatcaaatgacaactttccagaaatttctagaatgtgcaaaaaaatctttgaccaagttatgaattttttaatcaacactgattttttcaaaaaatcgaaatattggttgcaaaaattttccaacatcatttttcgatgaaaaatcgaattttcaatcaaaaagtacgtaagtgaaattttgattaagtgcaccgttttcaagttatagccactaaaaaaaatagtcgcagttattcatattttttttaaattagtgcccatgtttgcccactattgaaaagaatattttaaaaaagctgggaaaattgggtcctaaaatgaagcttagattgctgatattattgtttacagcgataaagcttatttttctgagtacaatgacactttgtacgaccacaaagagtttaaaatgaatttttaaatcaattttgaaaaattaacctcgcggtccttcttgacagaaggttcctacttgacagctcattccaaggggaccatagttgattcatcgaaaaatgttgtcttgtcataattttttttttgcattaaaatgaaaaaaagtgatcagaaatggtttttgttcgtgtttttaccgttgtacatataaattgacatagggctttagtacccaattctctatgttttgttttttgaactttgctgaTATGACCAAGACCaagatacgacccttagttgctgagatattgccatgcaaaggtctaaaaacaggaaaatttatgttttctaagtctcactcaaacaacccaccaaattttccgatctttcctaaaataatattttcaatttttttaaatcaagactaacatttcgaaagggctaaacattcaatattatgcaaaatggcttctttgggcataccgaaggcaccaaaaaagtttaagctggattaaaaaatacaaaaattaaaaaaaatacctatttcgtagaaaattgctcaaatggcagtaaactcaaaataaatatttacaaaaaggtTATTTCAGCATAAAAACGACATTTGCTCAAACCCTTAATTtgccttgaaaaaatatttggctTCAACCAATAATTGGTTATTATTATAAACATATCAAGTGCAAATTatgtatttaagaaaaaagattgatatttaattttataaggatttttttttttcatttgtctgTGAACCACCCACTCAAGGTCAGCGTCGCTCCGCTCAGCTCCTGtcaatttgtttttgcttgttttgttgtttttcagtCATTCGTTGCGTTTTGTTGCTATCTCACAGAGTTTTGTTGTGATTAGATAACACCACCTGAATTATTTTGCCTCGAGTTCCTCTCTTATCAATCCGTTTCCGGAGGGCGTGTTGGCTGCTGCTTTGCCGTGCCTGTCTCTACTTCAATTTATTTACtacattgcaaatattttgcagtGGATTAAATTTCCCTCGTGCTGCGTGAATTATTTGTTTGCAAAATGAGCAGCGGAACCGGTTCGCGGGACTTGTCCGCCCTGACGGTGGGCTTCATTGGCGCGGGTAACATGGCCTTCGCCATCGGATCCGGACTGATCAAGCAAGGTGTCCTGAAGGCCAACCAGGTGATTGTGTCCGCCACGAACCTGGAGAATTTGCGCAAGCGGTGGGCTCCGCTCGGGGTGACCAGCGCCACTACGGACAATTCCGAGGTGATCCGGAAGGCGGACATAATCTTCCTCTGCGTGAAGCCGCACATTTTGCCGGTGTTTGCGAAATCGATCGAGGGCAAACTGGCTGGGGTTGATTGCAGTGAAAAGGTGCTTGTGTCGGTGCTGGCCGGTGTGAAGCTTGACCGGTTGAAATCGGAATtcgccagcttgggaattaacCACGTTCGGACGATGCCCAACACGCCGATGCAGGTCGGTGCCGGTTGTACGATCTACAGCGAGGGATTCGGGGTAGATTGTCCGAAAACGGTTCGCGATCGTTACGAGGACATCAAGTTTATGCTGAACCAGCTTGGGCTGGCGTACGAAGTTCGTGAGGATCAGATTAACGGCATAACTGGGTTGACCGGTTGTGGTCCGGCGTACGTGTACCAGATTATTGAAGCGCTGGCTGATGGCGCCGTGAAGCAGGGTGCCGCTCGGGATCAGGCTATCCGGATGGCGGCGCAGACGGTGATGGGAGCGGCTAAGACGGTGTTAGAGACTGGCAAGCATCCGGCCGTGTTGAAGGACGAGGTTTGTTCGCCCGGCGGAGCCACAATCCACGGCGTGCACGAGCTTGAGATTGGTGGCCTTCGAGCTACACTCATGAATGCCGTGGAAAAGTCCGCCAACCGGGCAAAAGAGTTGCAGTAGGAAGTTGGGCGGTGTTGTTAAATGTTTTGTGGTTGTTCCGTGAATAAAATGtagaattaaattaaaactttgTTTAAATCTATCCAAATATTGTGAAAGACAACAAATCATGGAATTTTCTCAACAAAGAATATATAGCCATATTATTTCtattacttttaatttttttaaaaatgacaaaatcagCTCAAACCCCAGAAATAATCCAACCTAGCTGACACTTTTAAGCCTGCGGCATATCCTTCTTGCTCACGTACTCCACGCACCGGGACGGATCCGTCGGAAAGTATTCCTGCATCTTGGTCATGAGCCGCTTCAACCCCTGAATGTACTTCCGCTGCGTTTCGTCGTTCATCACATGAGCGACGTTcttcgagaaaattttctcccgACCCGTACGCGCGTGAATACCCACCATCGTCACACCGATCGGCCAAGGGGCGTTCCCGATGGCCATCGTCAGGTACGCATCGCTAGCCTGAATGTAGTGCCGCTTGAGCAAACTTTTCGTAATATCCGTCAAACTGTCCAGGATGTCCTCGGGGATGGTTTTATTTCGCAGCTTTCGCAGCAACGGCTTCAGGTACAGCCTCGTCTGCTCGAACGTGGCCCTGGCAATCTTCCACTTGGTCGCCGTTCGATCCGCCTGCGTCCCCGAGTTCAGCTGGTCGTTCCACATCTTCAGCAAGAATTGAATCAACAGCGTAATCACCAGCATGTCGTGCTCCTTCCTGATCTGCCCAACCTAACAGCCATCTCCTGAATCGACTCATACGTAACCGAATCGTCAATCGCAAAGTCCTCGTTCGAACTCTTCCCCTTGCTCATGCCCCCGGTCGAAGTCAAAATCTCGTTCAAAAACGCCTCGTCCACCTGCTCCATCGCCTCCTGGAAATCATTCCGGAATCCCCGATTCACTTCCGGCGCGGAAATCTCCAGCTGATGCAACCGGTTACACGAATCGACCTCACTTTCGCCGTACAGTAGAATTGGTTCGCCGCGCTCACGAAGCTTCCGGATCACCTCGGCCCGAGGCAGATTCCGGAAGTCAAACTTGGAATCCTTCGTCGGCGATTTGTCCCCATCGGTGATGCTAGCCTCTGCGGCGCCGCTTCCGCTCGCCTGCTGACCGTACCTTTCCCGGTACTCGTCCTCCTCCTGGGCCAGCAGCTCACCCcgtttgaagtactttttgttAGTGTCCTGCGGGAGGGACAGCAAAATTTAGAAAGAGATTCCGAGACTATTTAAGAAACACTTACCACCAGCTTCTTTTCCTCGAGCAGCTTTCGTTTGCGAGCGATTTCCGCTTTCAGTATGtccatttttaataatttttatgataaaattatgaAGATTTTCTGGCGTTTTATGCGATTGAAATCACAATGTTATTAAACAAATTCGATTCGACGGAGAAACGCCAAACAAAAGGTGGGTGCGTTTAGTAATTCAAGATGGACGGTTCTCACCGAGGGGCTAACAAATAGGCAAAGTAATGATGTGTaattacatttaaatatttttcttcacttgtggagtattttaaaaatctggagttttttaaaggtccaattccaaatttccagtttttcggTGTTTTGAAACCATCTTGAGTCAGTATTTTACTTTCAATTGGAAAGAAACCTTTTATGGCAAGAATACACAACATTTAGCACTACAGggataatttcagaaaaatgtgcttggttttttacatttatttaaaaaaaaattaaacagtatgctagaaaaacactttttttgtatttaacgctTCTCCACTAGCTTCTGCTTCATACGGTTTACATTTTGGACTTAGACGTACACGGTTTCACGAGAacgacaaaatgaaagaaattatacagtcgaattaaaagttaaaacttttaaatcagttagcaaggagattttcaaaaactgtagcagtaaaagttttcattttcaaaacaagaaaaacactttaaatgtagcaaattttaacCACTTTTCAATTCcaaagtaagttacttttgtcattaccataatatttttatgtgtgatataatcaaaaataatatttttgtgtcAAAACCTcggttaaaattgttaaaaaattcgACACAAGTGGTCACGCGAGTTGTCACGTTTATCTTGCTCATATTTTTGGACGTAAAAATTGTGTGTATGAGGCCGGAAACGGAAAGTGGTGGGATGAGCAGCTGGAAAAGCGGAAGTGATTATAAGCAATGGACGATCTACTGATTGGAAGATTGAGACAATCTTGGAATCTACGCGGAAGGAACATTCTTTAAAGGGACCTGGGCATGCTGCAAGATGACATTTAAAATGCTCACAATTTAAGAAAGGTCGGCACACttttggtacgttcgtttgaagagccggtgcggcactgagtgccgcactcgtcggtgccagttttagttcaatcgaacgtcatttgtcagtgcgcgtggaaatcgcatgaaactgaaaaaatatcgagtgcggcactagagcttcagttccaagatggcggcgaaactcgtgcggaactagcgcgagtttcttcaaagaaacactttgacagctctgagtgcggcactcagtgtggaactagccatcaaacgaacgtaccatttgtTTATCGTCATCGAATATTTCGATCatttcacgcagaaaaatattttgttgaacacctccgtgtacgcacgagagcaagcagcagtcaagtgctcagtgctccatcgttttttcggattttttcgccgtagttgatTGTGAATACCCacgagtttgctcctgcagcatgccaaaggccggccgtggccgtggcagttcgagtgcggcctcgaaaaacccgcgaagttcgtctaccggccgtgtgcaaaaaggtaaacaaaccaacgccgtgtcggccgccatcgcgcaggggagcgtgagcgcagatggaatcgacaaaaagttactacatcccgggtatgttccgagatcaccagtgcgaacccgttccggtacttctggtgccacgaccagtggcacatcaacatccgccaacatccccatcaggaacgagttccagatgctgagcgacgacaaagaaaacaacaacaccgacggtagcagcactaccgacgacgacgacgacgatggtcgtgcacggaaaaagtgccgacgtcaaaaaagaacaattctctgacggaacgaagaccaccaccaatttttgttttggacacgttggcggac
Encoded here:
- the LOC6036519 gene encoding LOW QUALITY PROTEIN: pre-mRNA-splicing factor 18 (The sequence of the model RefSeq protein was modified relative to this genomic sequence to represent the inferred CDS: deleted 2 bases in 1 codon) gives rise to the protein MDILKAEIARKRKLLEEKKLVDTNKKYFKRGELLAQEEDEYRERYGQQASGSGAAEASITDGDKSPTKDSKFDFRNLPRAEVIRKLRERGEPILLYGESEVDSCNRLHQLEISAPEVNRGFRNDFQEAMEQVDEAFLNEILTSTGGMSKGKSSNEDFAIDDSVTYESIQEMAVRLGRSKEHDMLVITLLIQFLLKMWNDQLNSGTQADRTATKWKIARATFEQTRLYLKPLLRKLRNKTIPEDILDSLTDITKSLLKRHYIQASDAYLTMAIGNAPWPIGVTMVGIHARTGREKIFSKNVAHVMNDETQRKYIQGLKRLMTKMQEYFPTDPSRCVEYVSKKDMPQA
- the LOC6036518 gene encoding pyrroline-5-carboxylate reductase, coding for MSSGTGSRDLSALTVGFIGAGNMAFAIGSGLIKQGVLKANQVIVSATNLENLRKRWAPLGVTSATTDNSEVIRKADIIFLCVKPHILPVFAKSIEGKLAGVDCSEKVLVSVLAGVKLDRLKSEFASLGINHVRTMPNTPMQVGAGCTIYSEGFGVDCPKTVRDRYEDIKFMLNQLGLAYEVREDQINGITGLTGCGPAYVYQIIEALADGAVKQGAARDQAIRMAAQTVMGAAKTVLETGKHPAVLKDEVCSPGGATIHGVHELEIGGLRATLMNAVEKSANRAKELQ